GCGTCACGGGCGTGATGGCGCCGTCGATGGTGAACTTGACCGTTTTGACTTTCGGCGTCAGATAGGGTTTTCCCTTGGAATCGTAGCGGGGAAAGTAGACGAAACCTTCGCGTTCATCGGTGATTTTGAAGTTGAAGCGTTTGTCGTAATCGACGGGGGAAAGACGATGTTTGCCCACGGTCAGAGTGACCTGGCTCTCGAAAGGAGCCATCCGGATCGCCGGCCCGCGGTTCGTGAATTTGATGAACACGGGGATCGTATCATCAAGTTTCAGCTGCTGCAGCAAATTGTAACGATAATCTTCCGCCTCGTCGGCCGTCCACAGATTCTTCTGCGCCTGATCCTGAGTCGAGCGTTCCACGTATTCCGACGCATAGTACGTCGCCTGAACTTCGACGCTGGCGCCGAAATCGTCGCGATATTCCTTCTTTTGGCGCCACTCCGCGGCAGAGGCGGCCGAAACGCTCAACATGCTCACCATCAGCGCAAAATAAAATCCTCTTCTTTTGACACTCATTCGAGTCCCTCCTTGATGATAAAACGCGTTCCCCGATCCGGAAAAAAGCCCAAGAAAAAAATCACTTCTCTTCAAAAAGGCTTTTTTCAATGATTTCACACAGCGTGTGTCCGATCAGAATGTGCATTTCCTGAATCCGAGGCGTCTCGGCCGTCGGCACCGCCAGCACGACGTCCGCCATGCCGGCCAGAAGCGAGTTTCTTTCTCCCGTCATGGCAATGACGCGCATATTTTTGCGACGCGCGGCTTCGGCCGCTTTCACGACGTTGGCGCTGCCGCCGCTGGTCGAAATCGCCACCAGCGTGTCTCCGGGACGGCCATGCGCCTCGACTTGCCGCGAGAAAACCGTTTCGTAACCGAAATCGTTGGCGATTGCGGTGAGCGCCGAAGTGTTGACATGCAGCGCTTCCGCGTCAAGCGCCGGCCGGTTGAGAAGGTACCGTCCGGAAAGTTCCGCGGCGAGATGCTGAGCGTCGGCGGCCGAGCCGCCGTTGCCGCAGAAAAGAATACGCCCGTCGT
This sequence is a window from Pyramidobacter sp. YE332. Protein-coding genes within it:
- the gmhA gene encoding D-sedoheptulose 7-phosphate isomerase, whose translation is MDRHTIEAIIAGNLERHRQVCERLAGMMPLVERAAALMIQSLKNDGRILFCGNGGSAADAQHLAAELSGRYLLNRPALDAEALHVNTSALTAIANDFGYETVFSRQVEAHGRPGDTLVAISTSGGSANVVKAAEAARRKNMRVIAMTGERNSLLAGMADVVLAVPTAETPRIQEMHILIGHTLCEIIEKSLFEEK